The following coding sequences are from one Paracoccus alcaliphilus window:
- a CDS encoding Zn-dependent hydrolase, translating to MTDASGLPAAANMKVDGDRLWDSLMQMARIGPGVAGGNNRQTLTDADAEARILFRTWCEAAGMVMGLDRMGNMFMRHEGAEPDLDPVYIGSHLDTQPTGGKYDGVLGVLSGLEVVRSIRDMGLVTRRPIVVTNWTNEEGTRFAPAMLASGVFAGVLTEDYANSREDAEGLRFGDELDRIGWRGDEVPGDRKIHAMFEYHIEQGPILEAKGKQIGVVTHGQGLWWLQVTLTGKDAHTGSTPMSMRVNAGLGMARIIEAVHRIAMDHQPDAVGAVGQANVWPNSRNVIPGRAVFTVDFRSPDQAKLDRMRALLEDEAPKIAAELGLGIEIEPVGHFDPVTFDPELAGTLRLAAERLGYSHMDIVSGAGHDACWINRVAPTVMIMCPCVDGLSHNEAEEISPEWAKAGADVLLHAVLDTAGTVR from the coding sequence ATGACCGATGCAAGCGGGCTGCCCGCCGCTGCCAATATGAAGGTCGATGGCGACAGGCTGTGGGACAGCCTGATGCAGATGGCCAGGATCGGCCCCGGCGTGGCCGGTGGCAACAACCGACAGACCCTGACCGATGCCGATGCCGAAGCCCGCATCCTGTTCCGGACATGGTGCGAGGCGGCAGGCATGGTCATGGGCCTCGACCGCATGGGCAACATGTTCATGCGGCATGAGGGCGCTGAGCCCGATCTGGACCCGGTTTATATCGGCAGCCATCTGGATACCCAGCCCACGGGCGGCAAATATGACGGCGTGCTGGGTGTGCTGTCGGGGCTGGAGGTGGTCCGCTCGATCCGCGACATGGGGCTGGTGACGCGACGCCCCATCGTGGTGACCAACTGGACCAATGAGGAAGGTACCCGCTTTGCCCCGGCGATGCTGGCCTCGGGCGTGTTCGCGGGCGTGCTGACCGAGGATTACGCCAACAGCCGCGAGGATGCCGAGGGGCTGCGTTTCGGCGATGAGCTGGACCGGATCGGCTGGCGCGGCGACGAGGTGCCGGGCGACCGCAAGATCCATGCGATGTTCGAGTATCACATCGAGCAGGGACCGATCCTCGAGGCCAAGGGCAAGCAGATCGGTGTGGTGACGCATGGGCAGGGCTTGTGGTGGTTGCAGGTCACGCTGACCGGCAAGGATGCGCATACCGGATCGACGCCGATGAGCATGCGGGTGAATGCGGGGCTGGGCATGGCGCGGATCATCGAGGCGGTGCATCGCATCGCCATGGATCATCAGCCCGATGCCGTGGGCGCGGTCGGGCAGGCCAATGTCTGGCCGAACAGCCGCAACGTGATCCCGGGCCGGGCGGTCTTTACCGTCGATTTCCGCAGCCCCGATCAGGCCAAGCTGGACCGGATGCGGGCGCTGCTGGAAGATGAGGCGCCGAAGATCGCGGCCGAACTGGGCCTTGGGATCGAGATCGAGCCGGTCGGCCATTTCGACCCGGTGACCTTCGATCCGGAACTGGCCGGGACACTGCGCTTGGCAGCCGAGAGGCTGGGCTATAGCCATATGGATATCGTCAGCGGCGCGGGACATGACGCCTGCTGGATCAACAGGGTCGCGCCGACGGTGATGATCATGTGCCCCTGCGTGGACGGGCTGAGCCATAATGAGGCCGAAGAGATCAGCCCGGAATGGGCCAAGGCGGGGGCCGATGTGCTGCTGCATGCAGTGCTGGACACCGCAGGGACTGTCCGCTGA
- the hydA gene encoding dihydropyrimidinase — MSTIIRNGTVVTADLTYKADVLIEGGRIAAIGEGLVGDEVLDASGCLIMPGGIDPHTHLEMPFMGTYSADDFESGTRAALAGGTTMVVDFALPSPGQGLMDALQMWDNKSGRAHCDYSFHMAVTWWGQQVFDEMEAVVKRGITSFKHFMAYKGALMVNDDELFASFRRVGDLGGVALVHAENGDVVAELSARLLAEGNVGPEGHAYSRPPQVEGEATNRAIMVADMAGVPLYVVHVSCEDSHEAIRRARAQGKRVWGEPLIQHLTLDESEYFNADWDHAARRVMSPPFRNKSHQASLWAGLQSGSLSVVATDHCAFTTEQKRYGVGDFTKIPNGTGGLEDRMPMLWTHGVETGRLTPNEFVAATSTNIAKILGMYPRKGAVLVGSDADLVVWDPGAEKTISAGSQQSAIDYNVFEGQKVKGLPRYTLTRGVVAVTEGKLDSREGHGEFVAREPRGNVNRALSAWKELTAPRPVERSGIPASGV, encoded by the coding sequence ATGAGCACGATTATTCGCAACGGGACTGTCGTGACGGCGGATCTGACATACAAGGCCGATGTGCTGATCGAGGGTGGCAGGATCGCCGCGATCGGCGAGGGGCTGGTGGGCGATGAGGTTCTGGATGCCTCGGGCTGCCTGATCATGCCGGGGGGGATCGACCCGCATACCCATCTGGAGATGCCCTTCATGGGCACCTATTCCGCCGATGATTTCGAATCCGGCACGCGGGCGGCGCTGGCGGGCGGGACGACCATGGTGGTGGATTTCGCCCTGCCCTCGCCCGGGCAGGGGCTGATGGATGCGTTGCAGATGTGGGACAACAAGTCCGGGCGGGCGCATTGCGATTACAGCTTTCACATGGCGGTGACATGGTGGGGACAGCAGGTCTTTGACGAGATGGAGGCGGTGGTGAAGCGCGGCATCACCAGCTTCAAGCATTTCATGGCCTATAAGGGCGCGCTGATGGTGAATGACGATGAGCTGTTCGCCAGTTTCCGCCGGGTCGGTGATCTGGGCGGGGTCGCGCTGGTTCATGCCGAGAATGGCGATGTGGTGGCGGAACTGTCGGCGCGGCTGCTGGCCGAGGGGAATGTGGGGCCCGAGGGGCATGCCTATTCCCGGCCGCCGCAGGTCGAGGGCGAGGCGACGAATCGCGCCATCATGGTGGCCGATATGGCCGGGGTGCCGCTTTATGTCGTGCATGTCAGTTGCGAGGACAGCCATGAGGCCATCCGGCGGGCGCGGGCCCAGGGCAAGCGCGTCTGGGGCGAGCCGCTGATCCAGCATCTGACTCTGGATGAGAGCGAGTATTTCAATGCCGACTGGGACCATGCCGCGCGGCGGGTGATGTCGCCTCCGTTCCGCAACAAGAGCCATCAGGCCAGTCTGTGGGCCGGGCTGCAATCGGGCAGCCTGTCGGTCGTGGCCACCGATCATTGCGCCTTTACCACGGAACAGAAACGCTATGGCGTCGGCGATTTCACCAAGATCCCCAATGGCACCGGCGGGCTGGAGGACCGGATGCCGATGCTGTGGACGCATGGCGTGGAAACGGGCCGTCTGACGCCCAATGAATTCGTCGCCGCCACCTCGACCAATATCGCCAAGATCCTGGGGATGTATCCGAGGAAGGGTGCGGTTCTGGTGGGCAGCGATGCCGATCTGGTGGTCTGGGACCCCGGGGCGGAAAAGACCATCAGCGCGGGCAGTCAGCAATCTGCCATCGATTACAATGTCTTCGAAGGGCAGAAGGTGAAGGGGCTGCCGCGCTATACCCTGACGCGCGGTGTGGTTGCCGTAACCGAGGGTAAGCTGGACAGTCGCGAAGGGCATGGCGAATTCGTCGCGCGTGAGCCACGCGGCAATGTCAACCGGGCGCTGTCGGCATGGAAGGAACTGACCGCGCCGCGTCCGGTGGAACGGTCGGGCATTCCGGCAAGCGGGGTGTGA
- a CDS encoding ABC transporter ATP-binding protein translates to MIEARDVSLTFQTADGPVHALKDVSLTVNQGDFVSFIGPSGCGKTTFLRTIAALEAPTGGHLAVNGMSADQARRARAYGYVFQAPGLYPWRTIAGNISLPLEIMGFSRTDRAERIARVMELVELSGFGGKFPWQLSGGMQQRASIARALAFDADILLMDEPFGALDEIVRDRLNEALLELWRKTGKTIGFVTHSIPEAVYLSTRIVVMSPRPGRITRVIESPLPRERPLEIRDTPEFIALSQEVREGLREGHSYD, encoded by the coding sequence GTGATCGAGGCGCGGGACGTCAGCCTGACCTTTCAGACCGCCGACGGGCCGGTCCATGCGTTGAAGGATGTCAGCCTGACGGTCAATCAGGGCGATTTCGTCAGTTTCATCGGGCCGTCGGGCTGCGGCAAGACCACTTTCCTGCGCACCATCGCCGCGCTGGAGGCGCCGACCGGCGGTCATCTGGCGGTCAACGGGATGAGCGCGGATCAGGCGCGGCGGGCGCGGGCCTATGGCTATGTGTTTCAGGCGCCGGGCCTTTATCCGTGGCGGACGATTGCCGGCAATATCAGCCTGCCGCTGGAGATCATGGGGTTTTCGCGCACCGACCGGGCCGAGCGAATCGCGCGGGTGATGGAACTGGTCGAGCTGTCGGGTTTCGGCGGCAAATTTCCGTGGCAATTGTCGGGCGGGATGCAGCAACGGGCCAGCATCGCCCGCGCCCTGGCCTTCGACGCCGATATCCTGCTGATGGACGAACCCTTCGGCGCGCTGGACGAAATCGTGCGCGACCGGCTGAACGAGGCGCTGCTGGAACTGTGGCGCAAGACCGGCAAGACCATCGGTTTCGTAACCCACTCGATTCCCGAGGCGGTCTATCTGTCCACCCGCATCGTCGTCATGTCGCCGCGTCCGGGCCGTATCACCAGGGTGATCGAAAGCCCGCTGCCCCGTGAACGGCCGCTGGAAATCCGCGACACGCCGGAATTCATCGCCCTGTCGCAAGAGGTGCGCGAAGGGCTGCGCGAGGGGCACAGCTATGACTGA
- a CDS encoding ABC transporter permease: MRRVLPVLSVLLAIILIWYVAAVAMNARWERDQAARAGVEIALPDLIGKTLTQDRPVLPAPHQVAAGLWDGLAGQKITSRRSLVWHGWVTLSATLAGFGIGTAAGILLAVGIVHNRAMDQSVMPWAVASQTVPILAIAPMVIVVFASAGITGLLPKAIIAAWLSFFPVLVGMVKGLRTPERMQLDQMRSWNASDGQQFWRLRLPSSMPYLFASLKVAIAAALVGTIVGELPAGATAGLGARLLSGSYYGQTVQIWAALFAAAILAAGLVMLIGVIERLTLNRMGLAR, translated from the coding sequence CTGCGGCGGGTGCTGCCGGTGCTGAGCGTGCTGCTGGCCATCATCCTTATCTGGTATGTCGCGGCGGTCGCGATGAATGCCCGCTGGGAACGCGATCAGGCTGCCCGCGCCGGGGTCGAGATCGCCCTGCCCGACCTGATCGGCAAGACCCTGACGCAGGACCGCCCCGTTCTGCCCGCCCCGCATCAAGTGGCGGCGGGGTTGTGGGACGGGCTCGCGGGGCAAAAGATCACATCTCGCCGCAGCCTTGTCTGGCATGGCTGGGTGACGCTGTCGGCGACCTTGGCCGGTTTCGGCATCGGTACGGCGGCGGGGATCCTGCTGGCCGTTGGGATCGTGCATAACCGCGCGATGGATCAGTCGGTGATGCCCTGGGCGGTGGCCAGCCAGACCGTGCCGATCCTTGCCATCGCGCCGATGGTGATCGTGGTTTTCGCCAGTGCCGGGATCACCGGGCTGCTGCCCAAGGCGATCATCGCGGCATGGCTGTCGTTCTTTCCGGTGCTGGTCGGCATGGTCAAGGGGCTGCGCACGCCCGAACGGATGCAGCTGGACCAGATGCGCAGCTGGAACGCCAGCGATGGCCAGCAGTTCTGGCGGCTGCGGTTGCCCAGTTCGATGCCCTATCTGTTCGCCAGCCTCAAGGTCGCCATCGCCGCCGCCCTGGTCGGCACCATCGTCGGAGAGCTTCCGGCGGGCGCCACGGCGGGTCTGGGCGCGCGGCTGCTGTCGGGCAGCTATTACGGGCAGACGGTGCAGATCTGGGCGGCGCTGTTTGCCGCCGCGATCCTTGCCGCCGGGCTGGTCATGCTGATCGGCGTGATCGAGCGGCTGACGCTGAACCGCATGGGGCTGGCGCGATGA
- a CDS encoding ABC transporter permease produces MLNALPIIAVWLGALGLNTWLARFDTRVTRLLVALIFGATILILWEMTVRIYRVPTVILPAPSQIGASFTANTAILWVDFVQTIVKGALTGWVIGALAAIGTAIAIDRSPFLQRGLLPIGNFVAALPIVGIAPILVMWFGFDWQSKAAVVVVMVFFPILVNMVAGLAATDPMQRDLMATWAAPYGASLWKMRLPAAMPFLFNGLKITTTLALIGAIVAEFFGSPTRGMGFRISTAVGRLDLPLVWAEILVAAIAGSLFYGIVALIEKKVTFWHPSQRPSRG; encoded by the coding sequence ATGCTGAACGCGCTGCCGATCATCGCCGTCTGGCTGGGGGCGCTTGGTCTCAACACATGGCTGGCGCGGTTCGATACACGGGTCACGCGGCTGCTGGTGGCGCTGATCTTCGGCGCCACCATCCTGATCCTGTGGGAGATGACCGTCCGCATCTATCGGGTGCCGACGGTGATCCTGCCCGCGCCCAGCCAGATCGGCGCCAGCTTTACCGCCAATACCGCGATCCTCTGGGTCGATTTCGTGCAGACCATCGTCAAAGGTGCGCTGACCGGCTGGGTGATCGGGGCGCTGGCCGCCATCGGCACCGCCATCGCCATCGACCGCAGCCCGTTTCTGCAACGCGGCCTGCTGCCCATCGGCAATTTCGTCGCGGCCCTGCCCATTGTCGGCATCGCGCCGATTCTGGTCATGTGGTTCGGCTTCGACTGGCAGTCCAAGGCCGCGGTGGTCGTGGTCATGGTGTTCTTTCCGATCCTTGTGAACATGGTGGCCGGGCTGGCGGCAACCGATCCGATGCAGCGTGACCTGATGGCGACATGGGCCGCGCCCTATGGCGCCAGCCTGTGGAAGATGCGTCTGCCCGCCGCCATGCCCTTCCTGTTCAACGGGCTGAAGATCACCACCACGCTGGCGCTGATCGGCGCCATCGTGGCCGAGTTCTTCGGCAGTCCGACGCGGGGCATGGGCTTTCGCATCTCGACCGCCGTGGGGCGGCTGGACCTGCCGCTGGTCTGGGCCGAAATCCTTGTGGCGGCGATTGCAGGATCGCTGTTCTATGGCATTGTGGCGCTGATCGAAAAGAAGGTGACGTTCTGGCACCCGTCGCAGCGCCCATCACGGGGGTAA
- a CDS encoding ABC transporter substrate-binding protein, protein MKRLMLGAASAVLLTGAAHADQLTLQLKWVTQAQFAGYYVAQEKGFYEEEGLEVTILPGGPDIAPTQVLAGGGADVIVEWMPAALAAREKGLPLVNIAQPFKSSGMMLTCLKESGITDPATDFAGKTLGVWFSGNEYPFLSWMSHLGLSTEGGTEGVTVLKQGFNVDPLLQKQAACISTMTYNEYGQVLDAGLAPEDLVTFKYEDQGVATLEDGLYVLESTLEDSEKVTDLVRFVRASMKGWRYVEENPEEAAEIVLDNDETGAQTLDHQVRMAQEIAALTEGSDGTLDEADYQRTVDTLLAGGSDPVISAAPEGAFTHLITDRAFD, encoded by the coding sequence ATGAAACGACTGATGCTTGGGGCCGCCTCTGCCGTGCTGCTGACCGGCGCCGCCCATGCCGATCAACTGACCCTGCAACTGAAATGGGTCACGCAGGCGCAATTCGCCGGCTATTACGTCGCGCAGGAAAAGGGCTTCTATGAGGAAGAGGGGCTGGAGGTCACGATCCTGCCCGGCGGCCCCGACATCGCGCCCACGCAGGTTCTGGCGGGTGGCGGCGCTGATGTGATCGTCGAATGGATGCCCGCCGCATTGGCCGCGCGCGAAAAGGGCCTGCCGCTGGTCAATATCGCGCAGCCGTTCAAATCCTCGGGCATGATGCTGACCTGCCTGAAGGAAAGCGGCATCACCGATCCCGCCACCGATTTCGCAGGCAAGACGCTGGGGGTCTGGTTTTCCGGCAACGAATATCCGTTCCTGTCATGGATGAGCCATCTGGGCCTGTCCACCGAGGGCGGGACCGAAGGTGTCACCGTGCTGAAACAGGGCTTCAACGTCGATCCGCTGTTGCAGAAACAGGCCGCCTGTATCAGCACCATGACCTATAACGAATATGGGCAGGTGCTGGATGCCGGGCTGGCTCCCGAGGATCTGGTGACGTTCAAATACGAGGATCAGGGCGTCGCCACGCTGGAGGACGGGCTGTATGTTCTGGAATCCACGCTGGAGGACAGCGAAAAGGTCACCGATCTGGTCCGCTTCGTCCGCGCCAGCATGAAGGGCTGGCGCTATGTCGAGGAAAACCCCGAAGAGGCCGCCGAGATCGTTCTGGACAATGACGAAACCGGCGCCCAGACGCTGGACCATCAGGTCCGCATGGCACAGGAAATCGCCGCGCTGACCGAGGGTTCGGACGGCACGCTGGACGAGGCCGATTACCAGCGCACGGTCGATACCCTGCTGGCGGGCGGCTCGGACCCGGTGATCTCGGCCGCGCCCGAAGGCGCCTTTACCCATCTGATCACCGACCGCGCCTTCGACTAG
- a CDS encoding nucleoside hydrolase: protein MTQKIIIDTDPGQDDAVAILLALASPEIEVLGLTAVAGNVPLTLTELNTRKICELAGRPDLAVHAGCDAPLSRRLITAEHVHGQTGLDGIDLPAPGMALRPQHGVDFIIETLRGEAPGTVTLVPIGPLTNIASAIARAPDIIPRIQRIVLMGGAYFEVGNVTPAAEFNIFVDPEAAQQVFQAGIPLVMMPLDVTHEAMTSRVWVEAMRALPNRCGPAVASWTDFFERYDREKYGSQGAPLHDPCAIAWLLRPDLFQGRQINVEIETEGRFTTGMTVADWWRVTDRPANALFIRHVDRDGLFDLLTERIARLP, encoded by the coding sequence ATGACGCAAAAGATCATCATCGACACCGATCCCGGGCAGGATGATGCCGTGGCGATCCTTCTGGCGCTGGCCAGCCCCGAAATCGAGGTTCTGGGCCTCACCGCCGTCGCCGGGAACGTGCCGCTGACGCTGACCGAACTGAACACACGCAAGATCTGCGAACTGGCGGGCCGTCCCGATCTGGCGGTCCATGCCGGTTGCGACGCGCCGCTGTCGCGCCGACTGATCACGGCCGAGCATGTCCACGGCCAGACCGGCCTCGACGGGATCGACCTGCCCGCGCCCGGGATGGCATTGCGCCCGCAACATGGCGTCGATTTCATCATCGAAACCCTGCGCGGCGAAGCCCCCGGCACCGTCACGCTGGTGCCCATCGGTCCGCTGACCAATATCGCCAGTGCCATCGCCCGCGCCCCCGACATCATCCCCCGCATTCAGCGCATCGTGCTGATGGGCGGCGCCTATTTCGAGGTCGGCAACGTCACCCCCGCCGCCGAATTCAACATCTTTGTGGACCCAGAGGCCGCGCAACAGGTATTTCAGGCCGGCATTCCACTGGTGATGATGCCGCTGGACGTGACGCATGAAGCGATGACCAGCCGCGTCTGGGTCGAGGCGATGCGCGCCCTGCCCAATCGCTGCGGCCCGGCGGTGGCCAGCTGGACGGATTTCTTCGAACGCTATGACCGCGAGAAATACGGCAGTCAGGGCGCACCGCTGCACGATCCCTGCGCCATCGCATGGCTGCTGCGCCCCGACCTGTTTCAGGGCCGCCAGATCAATGTCGAGATCGAGACCGAGGGCCGTTTCACCACCGGCATGACCGTGGCCGACTGGTGGCGCGTCACCGACCGGCCGGCGAATGCGCTGTTCATCCGCCACGTCGATCGCGACGGCCTGTTCGACCTGCTGACCGAAAGGATCGCGCGCCTGCCCTAA
- a CDS encoding OmpH family outer membrane protein encodes MRARAPFALALPMGALLVAALLIWAAPSAAQEVPAPDGLGMEPAAPEAQPEREHGTDLPTRTIETPEDRPQTVIAPVLTVDQDALFTGSAWGRRVQAQLEEEGAEIAAENERLADQLAAEEAELAERRPELEPAEFRSLAEAFDSRATTIRRERAQVVQELNARAETDRDAFYQAALPIMGEMMISRGAVVVLDRRTVFVSLDAIDITGDLIGELDEALGDGAGRPGTMGATEDGEAADPPAAD; translated from the coding sequence ATGCGCGCGCGGGCCCCTTTCGCATTGGCATTGCCGATGGGGGCCTTGCTGGTCGCGGCCCTGCTGATCTGGGCCGCGCCTTCGGCCGCGCAGGAGGTGCCAGCCCCCGACGGGCTGGGCATGGAACCCGCCGCGCCCGAGGCGCAGCCCGAGCGGGAACACGGCACCGACCTGCCCACCCGCACCATCGAGACGCCCGAGGATCGCCCGCAGACGGTGATCGCGCCGGTTCTGACCGTCGATCAGGACGCGCTGTTCACCGGTTCGGCCTGGGGGCGGCGGGTGCAGGCGCAGCTTGAGGAAGAGGGCGCCGAGATTGCCGCCGAAAACGAACGGCTAGCAGATCAGCTGGCCGCCGAAGAGGCTGAACTGGCCGAGCGCAGGCCGGAACTGGAACCCGCCGAGTTTCGCAGTCTGGCCGAGGCGTTTGACAGTCGCGCCACCACCATCCGTCGCGAACGGGCGCAGGTAGTGCAAGAACTGAACGCGCGGGCCGAAACCGACCGGGATGCTTTCTATCAGGCCGCCTTGCCGATCATGGGCGAGATGATGATCAGCCGTGGCGCGGTGGTGGTGCTGGATCGTCGCACGGTGTTCGTGTCTCTGGATGCCATCGACATTACCGGCGATCTGATCGGAGAACTGGACGAGGCGCTGGGTGATGGCGCGGGCCGCCCCGGAACGATGGGCGCAACCGAGGATGGCGAGGCAGCCGATCCCCCCGCCGCCGATTAG